One window of the Procambarus clarkii isolate CNS0578487 chromosome 27, FALCON_Pclarkii_2.0, whole genome shotgun sequence genome contains the following:
- the LOC138369216 gene encoding tigger transposable element-derived protein 2-like: MSSKKQPAKAGVCKGKKEAITVEVKKEIIAKHERGIRVVDLAREYGRAPSTISTILKGKDKYKTLDMAKGVSKLTSKRPKLLEDVERLLLVWMNERQLHGDCVSEAIVCAKARMLYVDLVRKIPGASSEDEEVFRASRGWFENFKKRSGIHSVVRHGEAASSDKGAAEAFVPEFQKFVDQEQFLPQVFNCDETGLF; this comes from the coding sequence ATGTCGTCCAAGAAGCAGCCTGCGAAAGCAGGAGTttgcaaggggaagaaagaggcaaTCACTGTGGAAGTGAAGAAAGAGATCATAGCAAAGCACGAGCGTGGTATTCGTGTGGTTGATCTTGCCAGGGAGTATGGCAGGGCTCCCTCAACAATATCCACCATACTGAAGGGCAAGGATAAATATAAGACGCTTGACATGGCCAAAGGAGTTAGCAAGCTCACCAGCAAACGTCCAAAACTCCTGGAAGATGTGGAACGGCTACTGCTGGTGTGGATGAATGAACGACAATTGCATGGCGATTGTGTCTCTGAAGCTATCGTTTGCGCTAAGGCTAGGATGCTGTATGTGGACCTTGTCAGGAAGATACCAGGTGCGTCGTCTGAAGATGAGGAGGTATTTAGGGCAAGCCGTGGCTGGTTTGAGAACTTTAAGAAAAGGAGTGGTATACACAGTGTTGTgcgacatggggaggctgccagctctgataaaggTGCTGCTGAGGCTTTTGTGCCAGAGTTCCAGAAATTTGTTGATCAGGAGCAGTTTCTGCCACAAGTTTTCAATTGTGACGAGACCGGCCTTTTTTGA
- the LOC138369217 gene encoding tigger transposable element-derived protein 1-like, with amino-acid sequence MKDRLTLVLCANASGDCKVKPLLVYHSENPRVFKAFKGHKTRLNVMWRSNKRSWVTQIFFSEWVNDVFGPTVRNYLVDKQLPLKALLVLDNAPAHPCQLQDDLFPENQFITIKFLPPNTTPLLQPMDQQVIANFKKLYMKALLERCVHVIDTTELTLRQFWKEQFNIMGALRLIDKAWEGVSQRTLHSAWRNLWPEGVPERDFEGFGPAPASAPVDDPEALLVDDIVALGHTLGLEVDAADVQELVEEHSDELTTEELLELQKELVQHEVQELSSGEEVCEDAIPSSEIRDVLGMFEKVTAFAEKHHPDKAVTTRCVNLFNDNVLSRFRDILKRRQQQVTRDMVSGQGGKRRASDIEPQPGPSGVKFPKRASPPDPEVVSPSSP; translated from the coding sequence ATGAAGGATCGCCTTACTCTCGTGCTCTGCGCCAATGCAAGTGGCGATTGCAAGGTCAAGCCGCTGCTCGTCTATCACTCAGAAAATCCACGAGTGTTCAAGGCGTTTAAGGGTCACAAGACACGGCTGAATGTGATGTGGAGGTCGAACAAGAGGTCCTGGGTCACGCAGATCTTCTTTAGTGAGTGGGTAAATGACGTTTTCGGCCCCACAGTGAGAAATTATCTCGTCGACAAGCAGTTACCACTCAAGGCCTTGCTTGTGCTCGATAATGCACCTGCGCATCCTTGCCAACTGCAAGATGATCTGTTCCCTGAAAATCAGTTTATCACCATCAAGTTTCTTCCTCCAAACACCACGCCACTCCTCCAACCCATGGATCAGCAGGTCATTGCTAACTTTAAGAAGCTCTATATGAAGGCCTTGTTGGAGAGATGTGTTCATGTGATTGACACCACAGAGCTGACCCTCAGACAATTCTGGAAGGAGCAGTTCAATATCATGGGGGCCTTGCGTTTGATAGATAAGGCCTGGGAAGGGGTGTCACAGAGAACCCTACACTCTGCATGGCGAAACTTGTGGCCTGAGGGTGTCCCTGAGCGAGACTTCGAAGGTTTCGGTCCTGCACCTGCATCCGCACCTGTGGATGACCCGGAGGCTCTTTTAGTGGATGATATTGTCGCTCTGGGACACACACTGGGTCTGGAGGTGGATGCTGCTGATGtgcaggagttggtggaggaGCACAGTGATGAACTGACCACCGAGGAACTCCTGGAACTGCAGAAAGAGCTGGTGCAACATGAGGTACAGGAGCTCTCATCGGGGGAGGAGGTCTGCGAGGATGCTATCCCATCTAGTGAGATCAGGGACGTGCTGGGCATGTTCGAAAAGGTGACAGCATTTGCGGAAAAGCATCACCCTGATAAGGCGGTGACAACACGGTGCGTGAACCTGTTTAATGACAATGTGCTGTCTCGATTTAGGGACATCCTCAAACGAAGACAACAGCAAGTGACACGCGATATGGTCAGTGGACAGGGTGGGAAGAGACGTGCTAGTGATAttgaaccacaacccggtcctAGTGGGGTTAAATTCCCAAAGAGAGCGAGCCCGCCTGACCCAGAGGTGgtgtctccctcctccccataa